CCTGCTTTCCTTGTTCCTCAAAATTGTCGAGATAACGCCAAGACGCGCGAAGCGTTCATGAACACCCTTGACATCAGGGTTTTTATCAGGGCTAAAGAAACATACCAACACATGTAAAGCATAAGTTTTCGAAAATAAAATGTAAAACATACTGGAGAAGCATGCTCTTCTTTCTGTAAGCTTTTGCGATATCGTTGGTGCTGGCTGTGGGTGGCACATCCAACCACGAGTAGAACGTCGTCCCTTTTCCCTCCGCTGCCTCTAACTCCGAGACAATATCGAATATTTCATGGTCTTCCTAATATGCGAGACCATGAAGTTAAACTTGGGGTCGTAACGGTGGAATAACGGAATAAACGCACCTTTTCCCAACTAATAGTTTACAATATAAAGCAGGAATAAAATTTGTTCAAGTTATTTGAAGAGTGTATATCAAAACAAATACTTACGCTGCAACGCTTGCAACCAAAAACGCCAATAACGCGAACCATACGGTGAACGGTCGCATATTACTTTAGAGCCAAAGTAAAGGCAGAAACACAACGCCAACTTTCTTGGTATATATCCGATCAGCCAGCCACAGTGCAAGTAACCAAAAGTCAAAGAGGGAAAAGCCGCAAAAGCGAACAGGGTATAGAAGTAAAGAGTGATTAAGAGAGGTAGGAAGAGCTTCATCGCCAGCGCGATCACCCTGTTAGTGGCTGTGCAGAATTTGCAATGATCCTCACTCGTTTCACTTTCAGGACTTGAAGTGATACAAAACCAAACCTCAACTGCCACCACTCAATTATTCATAATCCGCTAATACCTACGCGATGGCGCCTCGAAGAAGGTGTCCCACATGCGGGTCAAAGCAATGGCATAAAGAGCCGTCGAGCGGGCTCATAGCGTGCAGCGAAGGACATGTATTACAGGTACCCATATGAGCATCCTCACTCCTTTTTCTCATGCTACCATTCAGGATTTTGCTCAATAACTCACTGTTCAACTGTGTTTTTTTACCTGAATGTTGGACGTGGAAATAGAACTATAGAAGCGAGACGACGGAAATCACAGAGGTCGGACCTCATGCCATGAGGAAAAGGACATTGAAGAGCAAACGGAAGAAAGGCAAAGCAAGCAATGCCAATCCTAAATGTGCGTTCCTCACTCTAACTCTCGATACGCCCTTTTCTGCTTGATACCATACTCATTTATCTAATGATCACGCCCATTTTTACTCAGTGTACCATGGCGCTAGAGGGCGATACCACTATTTTCTATGCCTGCAGCTCATCTTGCGGAAGCAGATTGCTGCCCTGACGAAGATATGGGAACTCCCTCCTGAGTTCGAGGTCAGATGGTGCCACGATAACTATAGTCATAAGATTCTAAACCCCATATATGTATACTTTAGATCATATGTAGGGACGTATGGGCACTTAATCTGGCACTGCTGCCCGACCCTCCACCTGCCGAGCCCTATCACCATGCAGTGGAGACCCAAATACATGATGAAGTAGATCCAGTAGTCGATATAAAGGCATTTTCTTCGTCGATGAAACAAGACTTGGACGGTGCATCTGAAGATGAACAGGCGAATGACGACGATGCCAATGAGAAGGAAGAACATTCCGATActgatgaagacgaggaagaggaagaagatgccGAATTGGAGTTACTCATGCAGGAGAACTCTGATCTTTCGAGCTCGTCCGAGGACGAACTGGGCGAGAGTAAGATTTCAGGTCCAGAATCAGGACAACCGAAGATGGAGGGAGGTCGGAAAGGACGGTTTAGATATGAAAGCCCTCTAAGCACGATCGCAGTGCTCGTGGTGACATGCTGGATGATGCGAATACCAGTAATGTACAGAGACTTTACACGGTAAGAATGGAGACGATTTAGGGTGTCATATTGAATCTGTTCTAATGTGGATCTAAACAGGTTGATCGAAAAGTATGAGATCCCGTATCTGAACGGAGTCAAATCGCTGCCCGAGTCAATGACGGAGCATCTGACGAAGCATAATGTACAAGCATTATCACCACCTGTGAGTAATGTTTACAGGGTGATGGTACATGTGCAGAAATGTGTTGATGGGGATTCataattattttttttttcattgtgTAGCATGCACCCCGAACGATGGCGATGCACAAAGTAGCCTCCAGACTTGCAAAAAAGCTAAATAGCAACTATGGGATCTACGTTCCTGAAATTAATGCAGCCAGTATCCTATGGAGGATTACGAAAGAAATGGGTGGAACACGTATGTGTTTGTGACTGAACGTATGACATGGCTGACGGAGGTGTGTAGCGCTGTTATACCGACTTGCGAAACGAGTTGCGAGCGTGTTGTCAGTgccactgacattgcactggaCACTGGCACCTGGACTTGCGAAACTGAAGCCTAGCGACGCGTTCCGACACCATTACGACGGTGTGCCTCCGGAAGCCAGTTTGCTAGGGGCGTTGATCATTGTGATAAAAATGGTGTATGGGCTTGATGGGACGACCAGGTATGTAATGAGCAGATAATGTGACAGCAATGGCTAACAGGAGAGTAGAGGCCCAGAAGACGGAGACATAGACGATGTGGCGTGTTTGCTGGGATCTGAGGAAGAGTTTCTGAAGCAGATCAACAAGCTGACGAAGGATGAGCAACGAGAAATGAAGTTTGACAGCAGGAGGCAACTGTAAGCAAATCCTCATTGGATGTGAACAGAATCTCAGACATCACAGAAACGTGGGGGATATGACGGATGAGGAAATGGACGAATATATCGCATTCTGCGCAAAGGCAGTGGGCTACGGGGGTATGTGTGGAAGTGAGCATGTGCAGCACAAGCTAACTTGTGTAGCCAGAGAGTGACAGCGTGGTCGAACGCTTCTTTGGGCCGGTTTCAGTCGGGAGATCTGGGGGAGAAACTGGTGGCCATTGGCTGGCGGAGGATGAGGGTGCAGGTACAGGTATAGGTGCGGCCGCGGCTGCgggcggcagcagcggcaaCGAAGGATGCCGGCGTGCCGAGTACGGCGCAGAGTATAAGATTTGGAACAGCCGGGATGTGGACGGGGCGGTGCCGGCAGGGTATGAGGCGGTGATGAGACGGGGGGAAACGCTCGTGGGGATGAACATCGGCGGCATGCTGGCCGCATTTGAGCGCAGACTTGTGCGGACTGCCAAGCGGCTCTGATGGCTCGCCTGGCTGTATACTCATGTTTGTCCTATGGTACCATTACTATGGTTCTCTAATCCTCTCCTTCGGGCTCGCATACTCATGTTTGTCCTATTGTACCATTACTATGGTTCTTTAACCCTCTCTTTCGGGATCAATTCCGATGTATATTTATTTCCTTTTCTGTGGTGGACCTCCCTTTGTGGTCGCTGTGTTTGACAGATTGCCATTAGGGGTAATGCTGACAGGATGGTGGCATGATCACAGGCTATTATACTTCAAGATGTCGTCTTTGCCGTGCAAATTTCGAGTCTCCGTTGTTTTCCCTCGGCCTAATGTTTTGGTTTTGACTTACTCATCTGCTGGCGACGAGCCAAGATAAATCCCTGCCTAATTTATGTGAGACACCTTTGCCTAAATACGGCACATTCATTTTCCGATCACTGATCGAATCCAATCCACTGGTGTAGTGCGCCGCAGAGAAACACAGTAGCCAACACCCAAAACAATGTGGAAGGTAGAAAAGTACATTCGAAGGGAACTTAAACATACAACtaaaaaaaacaatgaaAGGGAGCAAAATAACACCAGCCTTTGAAAGTTGAAGCACCGTTACCATCCAAAAGTCTCCTCAGAAACTTCAATTCCGCCGGCATGATCTCTTTGAGATACTTCAGCATTTGAAACTGCTTTTGCAACGTCATCAGCCAGCGACAGAGGACCACATACGCCAATGATAAGACCAGTCAATTTGACGTCGTTTTGAGAGGAGCTCCGAAGTGCAATAATGCGCTGCAGCGTAAGATTGATAAAGTTAACGATTCGCGGACGCCCGGGGGATAGGGTTATGCCTGGGGGCAGATGCTGAGGCTGTACTTTGAAAGATGGTGCTTTTCCGATGTAAGGACCGTCTGTGACCGATTCAAAGAACGAGGGTTGTTGACCTGTCGGTGCCCGAGTATAGAAAACACTGATTCGTACAGGTATGAATGCCGACATTTTGATGAGATTAGAGAACGTAGAAAGTAAGGGGGTAAGGCACGCTAAAATACAGTGGGCGTAAGAATATACAGTTTTAGACTGTGAATTAAGTTGCTTACCTGGATCCTTCACTATCCAAATCAGCTCGATGACTTTGACGCGACAATTTCCCTCAAGATCCTTTTGGATCAGATCCTGGATCAAGGATAGCGCAAATGTGATGCCACTTCCACCGACCACAAACAACGCACCAGAAAAGCTAGAAAAGATGGTGCGTTGGGTTCCGCCATAAGGGCCTTCCACCATGACTTTCACCTGTCTACCAATGGTACCTTCATGGGTGCTGGATTTGGCTATCTTCTCCAGTCGTCTGGTCCAATCCCCAGATTCTTTGCACAAGAGGACCATGCCTTCTTCCGTATTGGAAATATTTGCTACCGTGAAAGGATGGTTTTCTGCCCAACCTAACAGACCCATGCCACTAGACACAACCCGAAGGCGAACATGTTGTCCGGCCCGCCACCCAGCATTGATGCCTGGGATTTCAACGCGTGTAAGCCCCAACTCGGGAATTGGGCGCAAGAAAGCAGTTGAGCAGCGAGTTTTGACGACTCGCAGGAGGTGATCGACGGCGAATAACACGGCTGCGGTGACAACATAGGGAAAAGTGCTCTTCTTGTGCATGTAAATCTGTTGAGATATATCAGTCATCCTTGTGCATAAGCGTCTATAGCTATTACTTACGGCAGGAAGGACAAGACTGAACCCTATAATATGTGAAGACAGGAACAATGTGTAAGCCTTTTGTCTCCAGTAGGCAGTTGAAAAAAGGAATATTAAGTTGAAGCAACAAGTTGCGATTAAAGCCCACATATTACTAGGTTGTTTTAGTTTCGTTGAAAACGTTCCGGCCAAAGACCATTTATAAACTAGAAGGGAGGGAATAAGTTTCTCTTGCATTATCATCGAAATAAATTGCCTACCCCAGTGGAAGGTGTGTATATTCGTTGTAAGCACGACTATCCTTCCCGCGAACCGGTGCAGAAAATTTAACTTGATAAGAAGTTAGTCACCATCTTCAAGATGTTTCTTAAAGTGCAAAGTACCTTTTCGTACCCATAGCCGATCAGTCCTCCAGGGATACTGTTTTTCTGCGCAAATGCGAATACGAGTGGCAGTTGAGAAACAGCAATCCACCCAGTACGATTCGAATCCGTGATGATGTTGGACTGGAAAAAGACTGCGTAAACCATTGCATAAAAGTACATGACGACAACGAAGGCCTGTGCGACGGAGAAACCGGGCATTACGCGAGAGCGGAGGGGAGAAAGGATGGGTCGCAATGTCATGAACCAGGTTACAGGGATGTTAGTGGGGAACCGGATTGTGGTTGGAGTACCCTTCTCCGTGAGCCGGAGTGCTGGT
The sequence above is a segment of the Psilocybe cubensis strain MGC-MH-2018 chromosome 4, whole genome shotgun sequence genome. Coding sequences within it:
- a CDS encoding Ferric/cupric reductase transmembrane component B, whose translation is MTSIVANQPSVGGTNGTTGSPGRSTGSPTGAGAGIEVDSEMLMFHVNIVCLILLGVLTLVRLPHAFGLFSSKEWLGSQFLRQVSTRPTVRRLATQDIYSPTSTPKGRGYTGYGSSDDSHMYAQPALRLTEKGTPTTIRFPTNIPVTWFMTLRPILSPLRSRVMPGFSVAQAFVVVMYFYAMVYAVFFQSNIITDSNRTGWIAVSQLPLVFAFAQKNSIPGGLIGYGYEKLNFLHRFAGRIVVLTTNIHTFHWVYKWSLAGTFSTKLKQPSNMWALIATCCFNLIFLFSTAYWRQKAYTLFLSSHIIGFSLVLPAIYMHKKSTFPYVVTAAVLFAVDHLLRVVKTRCSTAFLRPIPELGLTRVEIPGINAGWRAGQHVRLRVVSSGMGLLGWAENHPFTVANISNTEEGMVLLCKESGDWTRRLEKIAKSSTHEGTIGRQVKVMVEGPYGGTQRTIFSSFSGALFVVGGSGITFALSLIQDLIQKDLEGNCRVKVIELIWIVKDPACLTPLLSTFSNLIKMSAFIPVRISVFYTRAPTGQQPSFFESVTDGPYIGKAPSFKVQPQHLPPGITLSPGRPRIVNFINLTLQRIIALRSSSQNDVKLTGLIIGVCGPLSLADDVAKAVSNAEVSQRDHAGGIEVSEETFGW